Proteins found in one Pontibacter sp. SGAir0037 genomic segment:
- a CDS encoding MOSC domain-containing protein has translation MNNYTLTEINIYPIKSLGGISLQEAQIEDRGLRYDRRWMLVDETGRFLSQRQHGIMALLQVHLQDEGLLVTHKHEKYTPLLIPFSPKTEERVQVSVWDDTCEAVIVAAEANEWFTNVLQMPARLVYMPLDTKRKVDERYAFEEEVVSFADGYPFLMIGQASLDDLNLRLAEPVPMNRFRPNLVFSGGTPFIEDTWDEFSIGEAAFRAAKPCARCVVVTINQETGNKSAEPLKTLATFRQKNNKIMVGQNLLLTKGSKVMVGDKVDVVTTKA, from the coding sequence ATGAATAACTATACACTTACTGAGATCAATATTTACCCGATTAAATCTTTGGGCGGTATCAGCCTGCAGGAGGCACAAATAGAAGACAGAGGCCTGCGCTATGACCGGCGCTGGATGCTGGTAGATGAGACAGGTAGATTTCTATCGCAAAGGCAGCATGGTATTATGGCTTTACTGCAGGTGCATTTGCAGGATGAGGGACTTCTGGTAACGCATAAGCATGAGAAGTATACTCCTTTGCTTATTCCTTTCAGCCCTAAGACAGAAGAACGTGTACAGGTTTCTGTTTGGGATGATACCTGTGAGGCGGTGATAGTGGCTGCAGAGGCGAACGAATGGTTTACCAATGTACTGCAGATGCCGGCCAGGCTGGTATACATGCCACTTGATACAAAACGTAAAGTGGATGAGCGGTATGCTTTTGAGGAAGAAGTAGTAAGCTTTGCAGATGGCTATCCTTTCCTGATGATCGGGCAGGCTTCTTTAGATGATCTGAATTTGCGCCTGGCAGAGCCTGTGCCCATGAACCGCTTTAGGCCCAACCTGGTTTTTTCTGGTGGAACACCATTTATAGAAGATACCTGGGATGAGTTCAGCATCGGAGAAGCTGCCTTTAGAGCAGCCAAGCCCTGCGCACGATGTGTGGTGGTAACAATTAACCAGGAAACCGGAAACAAGAGCGCGGAGCCGCTAAAAACGCTTGCAACTTTCCGGCAGAAAAATAACAAAATAATGGTAGGTCAGAATCTGCTACTTACAAAAGGAAGCAAGGTAATGGTAGGAGATAAGGTAGATGTTGTAACAACAAAAGCTTAG
- a CDS encoding amidase: MKLNRKLVYSLIGTSCFVSGAFITKVAESKLTVAMLQNAQQLIGLNFKAAQLDSTLSGLEEYKEGYERVRQQQLTNDVAPALVFNPIPVGFEFEQKREAFAVEALKNVKLPANREELAFYSIPQLAALIRTKQISSEELTKFYLDRLKKFGPTLECVTTLTEELALEQARKADQEIKAGKYKGMLHGIPFGVKDLLSTRKYKTTWGATPYKDQLIDEDATVVKRLQDAGGVLVAKTTLGALAMGDVWYGGKTRSPWDVKKGSSGSSAGSASAVAAGLLPYAIGTETLGSIVSPSTACGTTGLRPTFGRVSRQGAMALSWSMDKIGPIARSAEDCAIVFNAIYGPDGKDISVHDAPFNYNKNINPRKLRVGYLKNDFEREYGAFKPNDQATLEALRKAGIELVPVELPNLPARDLTLTITVEGAAAFDELTRSGRDSLLVQQHKNAWPNTFRTGRFIPAVEYLQAQRVRTLLIQQMQENLKDVDVYISPSFASSNLVVTNLTGHPCVVVPNGFQKNGMPTTITFMGKLFGEAQVLAFAKFYQDLTNHEEQHPPMVFAAGN, from the coding sequence ATGAAATTAAACAGGAAATTAGTATACTCTTTAATTGGTACGAGTTGTTTTGTATCTGGTGCTTTTATTACAAAAGTGGCCGAGAGCAAACTAACGGTGGCAATGCTGCAAAATGCGCAGCAGCTAATTGGCCTGAATTTTAAAGCAGCTCAGCTGGATTCTACTTTATCTGGTCTGGAAGAGTATAAGGAAGGCTATGAGCGGGTACGCCAGCAACAGCTTACAAATGATGTTGCCCCTGCACTTGTATTTAATCCGATTCCCGTAGGATTTGAGTTTGAGCAAAAGCGCGAGGCTTTTGCTGTAGAGGCTCTTAAAAATGTAAAGTTACCTGCCAATAGAGAGGAACTGGCTTTTTATTCTATACCGCAATTGGCGGCACTTATCCGCACAAAACAAATATCATCAGAAGAGCTTACTAAATTTTACCTGGACCGCCTGAAGAAGTTTGGCCCAACTCTGGAATGTGTTACTACGCTTACGGAAGAGTTGGCGTTAGAGCAGGCCCGCAAGGCTGACCAGGAAATTAAAGCAGGTAAGTACAAAGGCATGCTGCATGGCATTCCGTTTGGTGTAAAAGATTTATTGTCTACCAGAAAGTATAAAACTACCTGGGGAGCCACACCTTACAAAGACCAGCTAATTGACGAAGATGCCACCGTGGTTAAACGCCTGCAGGATGCAGGAGGCGTGCTGGTAGCCAAAACTACTTTAGGCGCGCTGGCGATGGGAGATGTATGGTATGGTGGTAAAACCCGTTCCCCGTGGGATGTGAAAAAAGGTTCCAGCGGATCTTCTGCTGGTTCAGCCTCTGCTGTGGCAGCTGGCTTGCTGCCATACGCTATAGGTACGGAAACGCTGGGTTCTATCGTATCTCCTTCTACTGCCTGTGGTACAACTGGTTTGCGGCCTACATTTGGTAGAGTTAGTCGCCAGGGTGCAATGGCTTTAAGCTGGTCTATGGATAAAATTGGCCCGATAGCTCGCTCAGCAGAAGATTGTGCCATTGTTTTTAACGCTATTTATGGGCCGGACGGAAAAGATATTTCCGTGCACGATGCGCCTTTCAACTACAATAAGAATATCAATCCTAGAAAATTACGTGTAGGATACCTTAAAAATGACTTCGAGCGCGAGTATGGCGCTTTCAAACCAAACGACCAGGCTACCTTAGAAGCTTTGCGAAAAGCAGGTATTGAACTGGTTCCCGTCGAACTTCCCAACCTTCCGGCCCGGGACTTAACATTAACCATTACAGTAGAGGGCGCTGCTGCTTTTGATGAACTTACCAGGAGCGGCCGCGATAGTTTACTGGTGCAACAGCATAAGAATGCCTGGCCAAACACATTCAGGACAGGGCGTTTCATACCAGCTGTGGAGTATTTGCAGGCACAGCGAGTGCGTACGCTGCTCATACAGCAGATGCAGGAAAATTTAAAAGATGTTGATGTTTATATCAGCCCTTCTTTTGCAAGCTCAAATCTGGTGGTAACAAACTTAACAGGACATCCTTGTGTGGTGGTGCCAAACGGATTTCAGAAAAATGGTATGCCAACTACTATCACTTTTATGGGGAAACTCTTCGGAGAAGCCCAGGTGCTGGCGTTTGCAAAGTTTTACCAAGACCTGACTAACCACGAAGAGCAGCATCCGCCAATGGTATTTGCGGCAGGAAATTAG
- a CDS encoding TonB-dependent receptor, with protein sequence MRKILLMSFALLFVLANQAWAQGFTVTGTVTDQKNTPLPGVGVAVKGTTVGTFTNANGTFSIGAPSGEAVLIIKFLGYTTQEVKVGGRNTINVQLAEDTKSLSEVVVTGYGTTTKLEQTGSVVQVGAKDIENTQFTSVDKALQGRVAGLMSIAGSGQPGAAQQVRIRGVGSMTASSEPLYVVDGVPINSGDLSRIQQTSNALAGINPNDIESMTVLKDASAASIYGSRAANGVIVITTKSGKAGKTKFRFDMERGYSEPGYLNKRNRPLTTEEYRELTAEGRVNAGSSQTLEQALAYVDNTMITAARAGVSTNWLDEVTQVGVQQQYNLSASGGNDKTQFHIGAGYFEQEGSVINSYFERYSTNVNLKHKATERLSFNTNMMISYSSQKGETNGGTFRNPILAAYFLTPYLPAYNAEGKPSYSATDFSGIYNPLAVAEYDSRIYGALKGIGSASAEYRILDNLKFTSKFGVDYNGIEEDLYYNPYFGDARNSSGQSYRYYTRYFNWVATNLLDYNLDILNDNSLVANLKAGYEAQKSLYYSSNVSTTNLPPNTDITVPSAGSVLNTASGTNEGYTFTGLLAIGDISYKGRYVLSGSFRRDGSSRFSINNPYGNFWSVGAAWNVDQEPFMQSVPVVSQLKLRGSYGLNGNASIGNYAWRPTYGYGATYNYNGLSGSAPSNVGNENLTWETNKPLDLGFDLGLFNNRLNVVFDWYSRKTTGLLMEQPISHTSGFPNFTNNVGAMKNSGIELELSGTPVAFGDFRWDARFNISTNKNEVLNLVDGDIISSPFIRRVGENYYSFYVRQWAGVDPANGNPLWYTDETRTETTSIYNDAERVIVGQSTPKYFGGVGSTFSFKGFSLDFLFYYSGGNLVRDSWASYTQGDGYNSSFNKVASQLDRWQKPGDITNVPKYVVGGNLSSNSLSDRFLYQGDYVRLRDLTLAYNLPSTLLEKIHMTSLRVYLSGTNLATWVKDKDLPYDPETYVTSSNNFDAYIPKTYTLGINVGF encoded by the coding sequence ATGAGAAAAATTCTATTAATGAGTTTCGCTCTGTTATTCGTGCTGGCTAATCAAGCATGGGCGCAGGGATTCACTGTTACAGGGACTGTGACAGACCAAAAAAATACACCTCTTCCTGGGGTAGGAGTGGCTGTTAAAGGAACAACTGTAGGTACATTTACTAATGCAAATGGTACCTTTAGTATTGGTGCGCCATCTGGAGAGGCTGTATTAATTATTAAATTCTTAGGATATACAACCCAAGAAGTGAAAGTAGGAGGTCGCAATACAATAAATGTGCAGCTAGCTGAAGATACTAAGTCTTTATCAGAAGTTGTTGTTACAGGCTATGGGACTACAACTAAACTAGAGCAAACAGGTTCTGTGGTACAAGTTGGGGCTAAAGATATTGAAAACACTCAATTTACATCAGTTGATAAGGCACTGCAAGGAAGGGTTGCTGGTTTGATGTCTATAGCTGGTTCAGGTCAGCCTGGAGCTGCTCAGCAAGTGCGTATACGGGGTGTGGGTTCTATGACTGCATCTTCAGAGCCGCTTTATGTTGTTGATGGAGTGCCAATCAATTCAGGAGATTTGTCGAGAATTCAACAAACAAGTAATGCTTTAGCCGGTATTAATCCTAATGATATTGAAAGCATGACGGTATTAAAAGATGCATCAGCCGCTTCAATATATGGTTCCAGAGCTGCCAATGGTGTAATTGTTATCACAACAAAGAGTGGTAAAGCTGGCAAAACCAAATTTCGCTTTGATATGGAACGTGGATATTCTGAACCGGGGTATCTGAATAAAAGGAACCGTCCTTTAACTACTGAAGAGTATAGAGAACTAACAGCTGAAGGAAGGGTAAATGCGGGTTCAAGTCAGACTTTAGAACAGGCTTTAGCATATGTAGATAATACAATGATCACAGCTGCTCGTGCTGGTGTAAGTACTAATTGGTTGGATGAGGTTACTCAGGTTGGGGTTCAGCAACAGTATAATTTATCTGCTAGTGGTGGTAATGATAAAACTCAGTTTCATATTGGTGCAGGTTACTTTGAGCAGGAGGGCTCGGTTATAAATTCTTATTTTGAAAGATACTCAACGAATGTAAACCTTAAACATAAAGCAACAGAACGTTTATCTTTCAATACAAATATGATGATATCTTATTCATCACAAAAGGGAGAAACTAATGGTGGTACATTTAGAAATCCAATACTTGCAGCTTATTTTTTAACACCATATCTGCCTGCATATAACGCAGAAGGAAAGCCTAGCTATAGCGCAACCGATTTTAGTGGTATATATAATCCATTAGCTGTTGCTGAGTATGATAGTCGTATTTATGGAGCTCTTAAAGGTATCGGAAGTGCATCAGCTGAATATCGTATCCTTGATAACCTGAAGTTTACCTCTAAGTTCGGGGTAGATTATAATGGTATTGAAGAAGACTTATATTATAACCCATACTTTGGTGACGCAAGAAATTCAAGTGGGCAGAGCTATAGATATTATACTCGTTATTTTAATTGGGTGGCTACTAATCTGTTAGACTATAATTTAGACATTTTGAATGATAATTCGCTTGTAGCTAACTTAAAAGCAGGTTACGAAGCACAAAAGTCTTTATATTATAGCTCTAATGTTTCTACAACAAATTTACCCCCTAATACAGATATTACTGTGCCTTCTGCTGGCTCTGTTCTGAATACAGCATCTGGTACAAATGAAGGTTATACCTTTACTGGCTTATTAGCAATAGGAGATATATCATATAAAGGAAGATATGTGTTATCTGGAAGCTTCAGGAGAGATGGTTCTTCTAGATTTAGTATTAACAACCCTTATGGTAACTTCTGGTCAGTTGGTGCTGCATGGAATGTAGATCAGGAACCATTTATGCAGTCTGTACCTGTAGTTAGTCAGCTAAAACTAAGAGGTTCTTATGGATTGAATGGTAACGCAAGTATAGGTAATTACGCATGGAGACCAACTTACGGGTATGGTGCTACATATAATTACAATGGTTTGTCAGGCAGTGCTCCAAGTAACGTGGGTAACGAAAATTTAACTTGGGAAACTAATAAGCCTCTTGACTTAGGATTTGATTTAGGATTATTTAACAATAGATTAAATGTAGTATTTGACTGGTATAGCCGCAAAACTACTGGTTTATTGATGGAGCAACCTATTTCTCATACTTCTGGATTCCCTAATTTTACCAATAATGTTGGTGCTATGAAGAATAGTGGAATCGAATTAGAGCTTTCTGGTACTCCTGTAGCATTTGGTGACTTTAGATGGGATGCCCGCTTCAATATATCAACTAATAAAAATGAAGTCTTAAATTTAGTTGACGGAGATATAATTTCATCTCCATTTATTAGAAGAGTAGGTGAAAATTATTATTCATTCTATGTTCGTCAATGGGCTGGTGTAGATCCAGCAAATGGTAATCCTCTCTGGTACACTGATGAAACTAGAACAGAAACGACTTCTATTTATAATGATGCAGAAAGAGTTATAGTTGGACAGTCAACTCCAAAATACTTTGGAGGTGTTGGAAGTACTTTTTCTTTCAAAGGGTTTAGCTTGGACTTCCTGTTCTATTACAGTGGCGGTAATTTAGTACGTGATTCTTGGGCTTCATATACCCAAGGTGATGGTTACAATTCTTCATTCAATAAAGTAGCTTCTCAACTTGACCGCTGGCAGAAGCCTGGTGACATTACTAATGTGCCTAAATATGTAGTTGGAGGTAATTTAAGTTCTAACTCTTTATCAGATAGATTCTTGTATCAAGGAGACTATGTGCGTTTAAGAGATCTAACACTTGCATATAACCTTCCAAGTACATTATTGGAGAAAATACACATGACAAGCTTACGTGTTTATCTAAGTGGAACAAACTTAGCAACATGGGTAAAGGATAAAGATCTACCTTATGATCCTGAAACTTATGTAACAAGCTCTAATAATTTTGATGCATACATTCCAAAAACATACACGCTAGGTATAAATGTTGGATTCTAA
- a CDS encoding phosphatase PAP2 family protein, with product MTFSLNCFSQSASPYQTSVGVDAPITALGAGLTYYGLTLMQSKSGLTSEEALALNVKDVNRFDRFSAGFYSERANTISDYPLYTSFGTPLLLLLNENVRSNAGQVLVLYVETMAITGALYTMTNGNVIRNRPLTYSQDVSLAEKGRANAQNSFYAGHTAAAASASFFAAKVFHDFNPDSPARPYVWATAAAIPATVGYFRLKAGKHFLSDNILGYTLGAAAGILVPQLHKKSAKLPFSVVPISGPGFSGALVSCRF from the coding sequence ATGACTTTTAGCCTAAACTGCTTTAGTCAATCTGCTTCACCATATCAAACCAGTGTTGGTGTTGATGCCCCTATTACGGCTTTAGGTGCAGGGCTTACTTACTATGGCCTGACTCTTATGCAATCTAAATCAGGTTTGACTTCGGAAGAGGCGCTAGCCCTTAATGTGAAGGATGTGAATAGGTTTGATCGCTTCTCAGCAGGCTTTTATTCAGAAAGAGCTAATACAATAAGCGATTATCCCTTATACACCTCTTTTGGTACACCACTCTTGCTACTATTAAATGAGAATGTTAGAAGCAATGCTGGACAAGTGCTGGTTCTTTATGTAGAAACCATGGCTATAACAGGTGCCCTTTACACCATGACAAACGGTAATGTTATTCGCAACCGTCCCCTTACCTACAGCCAAGATGTATCCCTTGCAGAAAAAGGCAGAGCAAATGCTCAGAATTCTTTTTATGCAGGTCATACTGCGGCCGCTGCCAGTGCCTCTTTCTTTGCCGCCAAAGTATTTCACGATTTCAATCCTGATTCTCCGGCACGACCGTACGTTTGGGCTACTGCCGCTGCAATTCCAGCTACTGTAGGTTATTTCAGGCTGAAAGCTGGTAAGCACTTTCTAAGTGATAACATTTTAGGCTATACTTTAGGCGCAGCTGCTGGTATCCTTGTTCCTCAGTTACACAAAAAGTCTGCTAAGCTCCCCTTTTCAGTTGTTCCCATCAGCGGGCCAGGGTTTAGTGGGGCTTTAGTGAGTTGTAGGTTTTAG
- a CDS encoding prolyl oligopeptidase family serine peptidase, with the protein MALLFCLLLGGSAVQAQQRNMVLSVEKIMRDPKWIGTSPDNVFWSEDGSKVYFSWNPEGNRYDSLYSVLVSGKNMKKVSAQERRNLPSPYGRYNKARTKKVYEKNGDIFLYDIKSGKVQQVTNTTERESSPSFSFDEQEVLYLSNGNMFSWSHSSGQVRQLSDFRKGRKPVAGEPKDAQRDWLKEQQLALLQIVRDRETDDKAQQQQRKADSPKRPKEIYIDDKSADNISLSPDERFITYWLVSRPKNAKATIVPNFITASGYTEDINARTKVGDAQATIEFYIYDIQHDTTFAPSMKDVEGVYEQPAYLKQAEVSAGNSTGGSKAKQPEPRATTMYGPFWSDNGKHAVVVARSADNKDRWILKLDPATGKLSLLDRQRDEAWINGPGISYGAGDIGFMPDNEHVWFQSEESGYSHLYTVNVNNGRKKALTAGKFEVSGLKMSNDKKSWYFTANKVHPGEQHFYRMPIQGGEMVQLTTMSGAHEVQLSPNEKTLAIRYSYSNKPWELFLMDNKKGATPRQITESLTDEFKSYNWREPEVISFKARDGVDVYARLYKPAAAKANGPAVIFVHGAGYLQNAHKWWSSYFREYMFHNFLVDQGYTVLDMDYRGSAGYGRDVRTGIYQFMGGKDLTDHVDGAKFLAEQHQVDPKRIGIYGGSYGGFITLMAMFTQPDVFAAGAALRSVTDWAHYNHGYTSNILNTPYTDSLAYAKSSPIYYAEGLKGALLMCHGMVDTNVHFQDIVRLSQRLIELGKDNWELAVYPVENHGFTEPASWTDEYKRIFKLFEENLK; encoded by the coding sequence ATGGCTCTCTTGTTCTGCCTGCTGCTTGGCGGTAGTGCAGTTCAAGCGCAGCAGCGTAACATGGTACTCAGTGTTGAGAAGATCATGCGTGATCCGAAATGGATAGGCACGTCTCCTGATAACGTTTTCTGGTCGGAAGACGGCAGCAAGGTATACTTTAGCTGGAATCCGGAAGGCAATCGTTATGATTCTTTGTACAGCGTTTTAGTTAGTGGAAAGAATATGAAGAAGGTGAGTGCGCAAGAGCGCCGCAACTTGCCTTCGCCTTATGGCCGCTATAATAAAGCAAGAACTAAAAAGGTGTATGAGAAGAATGGCGACATCTTCTTGTATGACATAAAATCTGGCAAGGTACAGCAGGTTACCAATACGACTGAGCGTGAAAGCAGCCCCTCTTTTAGCTTTGATGAACAGGAGGTATTGTACCTGAGCAATGGAAATATGTTTTCCTGGAGCCATAGCAGTGGCCAGGTAAGGCAACTCTCTGATTTCAGAAAAGGCCGCAAACCTGTTGCCGGCGAACCTAAAGACGCGCAGCGGGACTGGTTAAAAGAGCAGCAATTAGCCTTGCTGCAAATTGTCCGTGATCGGGAAACTGATGACAAAGCACAACAGCAGCAGCGTAAAGCAGACTCTCCTAAACGCCCCAAAGAGATTTACATTGATGATAAGTCAGCCGATAACATTTCTCTCAGTCCGGACGAGCGCTTTATTACTTATTGGTTGGTAAGCAGGCCCAAAAACGCCAAAGCAACCATTGTTCCGAATTTCATTACAGCTTCCGGTTATACAGAAGATATTAATGCCCGTACAAAAGTAGGGGATGCGCAGGCAACTATAGAGTTCTATATTTACGATATACAGCACGATACCACTTTTGCACCATCTATGAAAGATGTGGAGGGTGTTTATGAGCAACCTGCTTATCTGAAGCAGGCGGAGGTAAGTGCGGGTAACAGCACCGGAGGAAGCAAAGCGAAACAGCCTGAACCCAGAGCTACTACTATGTATGGTCCTTTCTGGTCGGATAATGGTAAACATGCTGTCGTTGTGGCGCGATCGGCTGATAATAAAGATCGATGGATTTTAAAGTTAGATCCTGCTACAGGTAAGCTCTCTCTGCTGGATCGTCAGCGCGATGAAGCCTGGATAAATGGTCCTGGTATTAGTTACGGAGCAGGTGACATAGGTTTTATGCCAGATAATGAGCATGTCTGGTTTCAGTCAGAAGAAAGTGGCTATTCTCATTTGTATACTGTAAACGTAAACAATGGCCGTAAAAAAGCACTGACTGCCGGGAAATTTGAGGTGTCGGGGCTTAAAATGAGCAACGACAAAAAAAGCTGGTATTTTACAGCAAACAAAGTTCATCCGGGTGAGCAGCACTTTTACCGGATGCCAATACAGGGAGGTGAAATGGTGCAACTGACCACTATGTCAGGTGCACATGAAGTGCAGCTTTCTCCAAATGAAAAAACGTTAGCCATACGTTACTCCTATAGCAATAAACCCTGGGAGCTATTTCTGATGGACAATAAAAAAGGAGCCACTCCCCGGCAAATAACAGAATCATTGACGGATGAATTTAAATCTTACAACTGGCGTGAGCCGGAGGTAATTTCATTTAAAGCCAGGGATGGCGTTGATGTTTATGCCCGCTTGTACAAACCAGCTGCTGCCAAAGCCAACGGACCGGCTGTTATTTTTGTGCATGGTGCCGGTTACCTGCAAAATGCACACAAGTGGTGGAGTAGCTACTTCAGGGAGTACATGTTCCATAACTTTCTGGTAGACCAAGGATATACTGTATTGGACATGGACTACAGAGGCAGTGCAGGTTATGGACGTGATGTGCGAACAGGCATTTACCAGTTCATGGGTGGAAAAGATTTAACTGATCATGTGGACGGAGCAAAGTTTCTGGCTGAGCAGCACCAGGTCGATCCGAAACGCATAGGCATTTACGGTGGATCTTACGGTGGTTTTATTACGCTTATGGCTATGTTTACGCAGCCCGATGTGTTTGCTGCGGGTGCTGCTTTACGTTCTGTTACCGACTGGGCGCACTACAACCACGGTTATACTTCCAACATTCTTAACACACCATACACGGACAGCCTAGCCTATGCCAAGAGTTCTCCTATATATTATGCAGAAGGTCTGAAAGGTGCTTTGCTCATGTGCCATGGTATGGTAGATACAAATGTTCATTTCCAAGATATTGTGCGTCTTTCGCAGCGATTAATTGAACTTGGTAAAGATAATTGGGAACTGGCTGTGTACCCGGTAGAAAACCACGGCTTTACCGAGCCTGCCAGCTGGACCGATGAATACAAACGGATATTTAAGTTGTTTGAGGAGAATTTGAAGTAG
- a CDS encoding RagB/SusD family nutrient uptake outer membrane protein, whose product MKNILIKTVLACLLTTSILTSCSDEFLNEAPATLVPQNAAISTEADMLIALNGTYRALNTVVLSGSTITLYGRNVPLAGDLLADNVFVSERNSGRYIPFSNYTFNQSNADIGDIWSASYTLILRANNIINSSVSGGNAANINQYKGEAYAIRALAYFNLVRFFAKPYTDDPASPGVPIVTQYDPFLKPSRSTVAQVYTQIMNDLDQAYQLQTQYRGSAFMSKYAARAIAANVAMYKADYATALTYANDVITNSGFSLLNRAEVGAYWASGTPNSSSVKRETLFEVASNSVNNAGNDELVNIYHQQGYGDMLATPELYNSYSEEDIRKSLISNSSRVSGENPAYIVNKYQIPFGAGDISDKKVIRMSEVYLIAAESAYRTNSETTALARLNELASKRYSTFTFASTGSQLLEDIITERRKELAFEGNRFHDLNRLKREITRSSVYPATARTIPYPGSSSLPRYFPIPERELNVNPNI is encoded by the coding sequence ATGAAGAATATATTAATAAAAACGGTGCTTGCATGTCTTTTAACTACAAGCATTTTAACCTCATGTAGTGATGAGTTTTTGAATGAAGCGCCAGCTACATTAGTGCCTCAAAATGCGGCAATATCCACTGAAGCCGATATGCTTATTGCACTCAATGGAACGTACAGAGCATTAAATACTGTAGTTTTATCTGGTAGCACTATCACTTTATACGGTCGAAATGTGCCTTTAGCGGGAGATTTACTAGCTGATAATGTGTTTGTTTCTGAGCGCAATTCAGGTAGATATATACCTTTTAGTAACTATACTTTTAATCAATCCAATGCGGATATAGGTGATATATGGTCTGCTTCTTATACTTTAATCTTAAGAGCAAATAATATTATTAACTCTTCTGTAAGTGGAGGAAACGCAGCTAATATAAATCAGTATAAGGGGGAAGCTTATGCTATCAGAGCACTAGCATACTTTAACTTAGTGCGTTTTTTTGCCAAACCATACACAGATGATCCCGCATCTCCTGGTGTGCCGATCGTAACGCAATATGACCCATTCCTGAAGCCTAGTCGCAGTACTGTAGCGCAGGTATATACCCAAATTATGAATGATTTGGATCAAGCATATCAGCTACAAACACAGTATAGAGGATCAGCTTTTATGTCTAAATATGCAGCGCGTGCTATTGCGGCAAATGTTGCGATGTATAAAGCTGACTATGCTACTGCTTTAACTTATGCTAATGATGTAATTACAAATAGTGGATTTTCATTATTAAACAGAGCAGAGGTAGGTGCATATTGGGCTTCTGGTACACCTAACTCAAGTTCAGTTAAAAGAGAAACTCTTTTTGAAGTTGCCTCTAACTCAGTAAATAATGCTGGTAATGATGAATTAGTAAATATTTATCATCAACAAGGTTATGGTGATATGTTAGCTACACCTGAGTTATATAATTCATATAGCGAAGAGGATATCAGAAAGAGCCTTATCTCGAATTCTTCACGCGTATCTGGAGAAAATCCTGCTTATATAGTAAATAAGTATCAAATACCATTCGGAGCGGGTGATATCAGCGATAAAAAAGTAATCAGAATGTCTGAAGTTTATCTAATTGCAGCAGAATCTGCTTATAGAACTAACAGTGAAACAACAGCGTTAGCCCGATTAAATGAATTAGCATCAAAAAGGTATTCTACCTTCACTTTTGCTTCTACAGGTAGCCAACTTTTAGAAGATATTATTACTGAAAGAAGGAAAGAGCTTGCATTTGAAGGAAATAGATTTCATGATTTAAATCGCTTGAAAAGAGAAATAACCAGATCTTCGGTATATCCTGCTACTGCACGTACAATTCCGTATCCTGGAAGTTCTTCTCTTCCTCGTTATTTCCCTATTCCTGAAAGAGAGTTAAATGTTAATCCAAATATTTAA
- a CDS encoding TraB/GumN family protein — protein MKKLHNLLAPLYLFICLNLFCLHPVSGQNTNKKPKALLWEISGNGLAKPSYLFGTIHAICPDVFVLPDQVKAKLQTSEQLALEIDMDDPKFMSAIQQGALMSSGGIRDLYTEEQYKVLHSYFTQTMHIDISQLDKMKPFMLNSMLMMQMTDCQPESYEQTLLTLAKAQGKEVIGVETVQEQIKAFDNIPYKVQAEMLLESVTEMDKAKANYKKMVQLYLAQDLYGLEELLKEDYKGEYDVFEDALFTQRNLNWIPVIAREAKAKATFFAVGAGHLTGEGGILELLRQKGYTLTPVP, from the coding sequence ATGAAAAAGCTGCATAACCTATTAGCGCCCTTATACCTTTTTATTTGCCTCAACCTGTTCTGCCTGCACCCCGTGTCCGGGCAAAACACGAATAAAAAGCCGAAAGCTTTGCTCTGGGAGATTTCTGGTAATGGCCTGGCCAAACCTTCTTACCTGTTCGGTACTATTCATGCTATTTGCCCTGATGTTTTTGTATTGCCAGACCAGGTAAAGGCAAAACTGCAAACTTCTGAACAGCTTGCACTGGAAATAGACATGGATGACCCGAAATTTATGTCGGCAATACAGCAAGGTGCCCTGATGAGCAGTGGAGGCATACGGGATCTGTATACAGAAGAACAGTATAAAGTGCTTCACAGTTACTTTACCCAAACCATGCACATAGACATCAGTCAACTGGACAAGATGAAGCCTTTCATGCTGAACAGTATGCTGATGATGCAGATGACAGACTGCCAGCCGGAATCTTATGAGCAAACACTGCTAACGCTGGCAAAAGCACAGGGCAAAGAAGTAATAGGCGTGGAAACAGTGCAGGAGCAGATAAAAGCGTTCGACAACATCCCTTATAAGGTACAGGCTGAAATGCTGTTAGAGAGTGTAACTGAAATGGATAAAGCAAAAGCCAATTATAAAAAAATGGTGCAGCTGTACCTGGCACAGGATCTTTACGGGCTGGAAGAACTTCTGAAAGAAGATTATAAAGGTGAATACGATGTTTTTGAAGATGCCCTTTTCACACAGCGTAACCTAAACTGGATACCTGTTATAGCGCGTGAGGCAAAAGCAAAGGCCACCTTTTTTGCCGTTGGAGCAGGCCATCTTACCGGAGAAGGCGGCATCTTGGAATTATTGCGCCAGAAAGGCTACACCCTCACTCCTGTTCCGTAA